Genomic window (Enterobacteriaceae bacterium 4M9):
TCCCCGCCGACGTGGTATTGGGCTATCGCTCCAGCGCGCCGATTATTGAGCTGAAGTTGACCGGACCTGCGGCCAGACGTGAGGAGATGCTGCGCGTGTGGCAGGACGTAAAGCGGGAGGCGGGAGACAGCCTGCTTTTTGAAGGCACGGCAGGTCTGGCTGCCGCGGTAGGTGAGCTGCTGGCTACGCGTGGGCAGAGTCTGGCGGTGAGTGAGCAGTTCACCAACGGGCTGTTGTGCTGGCAGCTGGGTGACAGTGGCGTTACGCCGATATGCGCTGAGGTATTGCCTGCGCAGGTAGAAACGCTGGAGCGCAGCTTACAGCGCGCTGCCGATTACGCTGCCCGCACCCGGGCCGATGTGGTGCTGCTGGTGGCACAGGCGGGCGACGATAGCATTAACTACGTCATTCACAGTGCGCAAGGCGCGCAGGGCGTACGTGCAGGGTTCAGCCTTAGCAATCGCGCGCAGCGCGTACACCAGGACACCTGCGCCGTGATGGCGTTGAATTTGCTGCGCCGCTGGCTTAGCGGTGAGCCGCTGCGTGCACATTACGGCTGGGTGCACGTCTATGAACACATCGTCACGCCGTAATGGCTTCCTTCCAGGCGGTAATCTACCGCCTGTTTTCCCTGTCTTTACTACCTCTTAATACGTAGTTTTTGTTGCGAAATGCGCATTTTCGAAAACAAAAGGAAAATTTAATGTGCGTTTAAGCACATAAACGATCTGTTTTTAATAAAAATGTAACACGATGTGCGATATTTACCGTAGGCAGCGTACACCACCTCGGGCTTCAGGCGCGAAAAAGAACATTGCGATGTTTTTTTCAGGTGCGCTGCACTTTCTTTGGTTAGATAAAAAAACAGAAACCTGGCCACGGAGGCTTCATGTTAAGTATTTTTAAACCCGCTGCGCACAAGGCTAGACTGCCGTCTGAGAAGATAGATCCTGTCTATCGTCGCCTGCGCTGGCAGATTTTTGCAGGGATATTTTTTGGCTACGCAGCATACTACCTGGTGCGCAAGAACTTTGCGCTGGCGATGCCCTATCTGGTTGAGCAGGGCTTTTCGCGCGGCGACCTGGGATTTGCGCTCTCGGGCATTTCCATTGCCTATGGCTTCTCGAAATTTATCATGGGCTCGGTATCCGACCGCTCCAATCCTCGGGTGTTTCTGCCCGCCGGTCTGATTCTGGCAGCGCTGGTGATGTTGTTTATGGGCTTTGTGCCCTGGGCGACATCCAGCATTATGGTGATGTTCGTGCTGCTGTTTATGTGTGGCTGGTTCCAGGGAATGGGGTGGCCGCCGTGCGGGCGCACCATGGTGCACTGGTGGTCGCAGAAGGAGCGCGGCGGTATCGTGTCGGTGTGGAACTGTGCGCATAACGTCGGTGGTGGTATTCCACCGCTGCTGTTCCTGCTGGGGATGGCCTGGTTTAACGACTGGCACGCGGCGCTGTATATGCCAGCGTTTGCCGCTATTGTTGTCGCGATTTTTGCATTTGCCATGATGCGTGATACGCCGCAGTCCTGCGGCCTGCCGCCGATTGAAGAGTACAAAAACGACTATCCGGACGACTACAGCGAGAAGGACGAGCAGGAACTGACGGCAAAGCAGATTTTCATGCAGTACGTTCTGCCAAACCGCCTGCTGTGGTACATCGCAATAGCGAACGTTTTCGTTTACCTGCTGCGTTACGGCATTCTCGACTGGTCGCCGACCTATCTCAAAGAAGTGAAGCACTTCGCGCTGGATAAGTCCTCATGGGCTTATTTCCTGTATGAATATGCCGGTATTCCGGGCACGCTGCTGTGTGGCTGGATGTCGGATAAAGTGTTTCGCGGTAACCGTGGTGCCACTGGTGTGTTCTTTATGACGCTTGTGACTATTGCTACCGTCGTGTACTGGCTTAACCCGCCGGGCAATCCGGCTGTCGATATGGCCTGCATGATTGTTATCGGCTTTTTGATTTACGGACCGGTAATGCTGATTGGTCTGCATGCACTGGAACTGGCGCCCAAGAAAGCGGCAGGTACGGCCGCCGGCTTTACGGGGCTTTTCGGCTACCTGGGTGGTTCGGTGGCTGCGAGCGCTATCGTGGGTTATACCGTTGATTTCTTCGGCTGGGACGGTGGCTTTATCGTGATGATTGGCGGCAGCGTGCTGGCGGTTATCCTGCTGCTGGTGGTGATGGTCGGTGAGCACAGAAACCATAAAGCCGCAGCGAAGTCGTAAAGCGTTATGGCGGCTCAGGCCGTGATTTCAGTTATAAGCCTCCGCTCAGTCGGAGGCTTTTTTGTTTTTACGCGTTGCTTGTACTGGCGACCAGCCGGTTTACCATGTCAGCGACCTGTCGGCGCTCGTCTTCGCGCCGCTGTACCAGATAGACATTGACGCTAAACGGCGTGCGGTCTGTGGTCAGCAGCGGGCGAAACGTGACACCAGCGAAGCGGATATGACAAAGCGAGGCCGGAAGCAGCGCCACACCTTGCTCACTGGAAATGGCGTTCAGCAACTGTAGCCGGTCCTGTGGCATTTCAATCAGCCGTGAAGCGCGGCGCTTTAAAATGGCGTCATATTTATCATACAGGGCAGGGTTACGAGCGCGAGAAAACCAGAAAAGCGGCAAATCGCGAATATCTTCAAGGCTTACGGCCGTTAGTGCCGCTGCCGGGTGGCTGGCAGGTAGCGCCAGCAACAGCGGTTCGACGTGCAGCGGCGTGTAGACTAATGCTGCATCCGGCAGGGCGTTTTCAACGCTAATGGCCAGATCTAACTCTTTGTCGACAAGGCGCTGTAGCAGCGGTAGCGAAGTGGGGGCGTGATGCAGCGTTTTACCGCCGCTCGCCGGAGTGTGAAACAGCGCGGCAATGTCTGGCTGGTAGCGCAGGTCCAGCATGTCGGTCAGCCCAATGCGCAGTGGGTTTTGCGTTTGTTGCAGGTGGTTTACCGCCTGACTCAGCAGTTCCAGGATGTGGCGCGCCTGCTGTTCCAGTATCTGTCCCGCCTCGGTCAGCTCAACGGCATGGGTGCTGCGTTTTAAAACCGCACAGCCAAGGGTTTCCTCAAGGCACTGAATCTGGCGTGACAGCGGTGGTTGAGTCATGTCCAGACTCTGCGCTGCGCGCCGGAAATTAAGCGTTTGCGCGACGGCGAGGAAACACTGTAGCTGTTTGACCGTCGGCAGTTTTTGCTGCTCCATTCTTTCCCCTTGCTTATAAGTTCTGGCTTGCGGACTTCACCGTAGTAGCGTGACGAAACAAGCCAACATCCCAGTTGTTTGCAGAAGTAATCCTGTTATGGGCGTAATGATAAATGAGAGCGCTCGTAAAATAACGATTAGATAAATTACTGTTTCTCGGTTTTTGAAACATAGCGACTTTGACGCAGAGGGGCAACATCAAAGACTGTGGTCTGATGAGCCAGGAGAATGAAAAATGCCCGCAGGCTGATGCGGGCATGAGTTGATGGACCAGGAATGAATAGTGCCCCGCAGCTTTCCAGCAGCAGGGCGGGTTAAACCCAGGCGGCGTGTTTAACCCGCCACTTTATCGGTTGGGTGTCGCGAGTGGCCATCAGCGCGCTCTTCATGCGGCGCTGAACGTCTGGAACAGCCGCAGCACGATACTGCGCTTTTTAGAACGTGTAGCGATAGCCCGCGTTGGCCTGGGTCTGCCTGAATCGGTTGCCGGTGGTGCGCTCAACATCCGCATACAGCAGGTGGCTGTTGCCAAGTGGCAATGTCATACCCACGCCGGTTACCCACCAGGAATTACCCAGATCAAGTTTCTCTTTTGAATCATTGAGATAGTACTCTACCTGGCCTTTATACTCTTTTACCCAGGCGCCTTTGAGGTAAATATTCACCGGCAGCGGGCCATTCTGAAGATCATAACCGAGATCCACGCCAGTGCGGGTGAGCAGGCTGTTCCATGCGGAGGTTTTCACCGTCAACCCATTAGAGGCGTGGAACACACCGCTATCCTGTCGCGACCAGGCCAGTTGTGCGCGTGGTTCAAGATACAGGCCGCTCTGTGGCGCCGTCAGGTGAAAGCGTTTACCGACTTCAAGCGACGTGGTGAGCATTTTACTGCTGTCCTGACCATGCACTCGCGTACCGGCGGTATCCTGCACGTTGAAACGGGACTTGTGCTGGCCATATTTCACCAGCGCATCGGCCCAGACGCCGTTGCTGTTCAGGTAACTGGCATACAGCCCGCCGTAGAGACTCTTAATGCTGCCGTCGCCAGCGGCATAGTTTTGTGTTGCGTGGTGAGTGCCGACAGTCACCCCTGTCCACAAGCGGTGTTCGCCATCGCCCACAAGCTTATCGGCACCCATCTGTAGGCCACTGTATTTCATCTTAAAGCGGTCAATAAGGCCGTTGCGGGAGCTTTTAAATTCCCCGGTTGAGCCGCGCATCCAGAAGTTGGCGGTTTCGTAACCTGTACGCAGATTGCCCATACGCTGTTGCCAGGTTTGCGTTTCTGCCATTGCTAACAGATAGCTTGCCTGAAGCGTTTGCATGGCCGCTTGTGCGGTGCTGCTCAGTACCGGACGTGGCCCAGGCTCCGGTTGCGGAGTTGGCTCTGGTGTTGGCTCAGGGCCAGGTTGTGGCGTTGGCTCTGGTGTTGGTTCAGGGCCAGGTTCCGGCGTTGGTTCTGGCGTGGGTTCAGGGCCAGGTTCTGGTGTCGGCTCAGGCGTGGGTTCAGGCTCAGGTTCAGGCGTAGGTACGACGCTTGCGGCATTCAGCACCCAGTCATTGCCGGCCCTGGACAGATCGTAGACGTAGCCACCCAGTTCGACCTGGTTTTCCAGGGCAAAGCTTCCCCCGCCATCAGCGGTTTTCACCAGCAATAGCTGCTCCGTGCCTTTCGCCGCCGCCGAACCATTATTGGTGACGCTGAGGGTGTGGCTCCCTGCGGTGGTCCCGGTTATCTCCAGCCGGTCACCCACGCTGTTGCCTGTTGCGTCAGCGGCAGGGCTGCTGCGCATGGCCAGGCCGTTTAGCGTTTCTCCCACCAGATTGCTGCGCATGGCGAAGTGACCGGTGCCATCCAGGTTGCCGAGGGTGAGTGTGCTGTAACCATCCCCCTCAAAGGTGACAGTACTGGCAGAGGCTAACGTCAGGTTGTCCAGACGGCTGTTTTTGTTAATTCGCCATGCCGCCCCGGAAAGGTCCAGGTTGACGCTGCCGAGGCTGGCGGCATCAAGCGCACCCTGCCACTGTGCGCCATTGCGCAACGTCATATTAACGGTAGCCTGTTCGGAGAGGGCAACAATATCGCCTTTCAGTTGCCCGCCGCTGGCGTTAATCACAAGCGTTGCATTATCAGCAGCCTGTGCAAGCCGCTCGCTGCCGTCGAGCGTTGCGCTGCTGTTGTTGACCGTCAGGTGGCTGCTCCCCGCCGCAGAAAGGGCGAGTGCACCGGAAATCGTGGCGCCGTTACGGCTGTTAACCTCGACAACGGCGTTGTCCTGAACCTGAATTGCTGTACCGCTTGAGTCGAGGATTGTCCCGGCGTTGTTGTTAATCACGGCGTTGCGGCTATTGCCGCCGACGGTAATAGCTGCCGTATTGGCCAGTGCCAGCGTGGAGAAGGCGCGTGTGGTTGTGGGGAGTGCCGCGGTACGCACGGTGCCACTGTTTTCAAGGACGAAGTCTGTGTCAGTGATGCTCAGGGCGCCACCAAGGGTTCCTGTAATGTCGCCACTGTTGTGAATCGTGGTGCGTCCGCTGCCCGAAGCCATGACACCGTAGTATTGACCTGCAAGGAGTGCGCCTGCGGTGTTGCTGATATTCAAAGAGGCATTGTCTGCACTTTGTACGCCCGCGTAGCTGGTCAGGATGGCACCGCTGTTTTGCAGGATCGCATGGCTGTTTTCCATCGCATTGATGGCGTACTGCATATCGTGAATAGTGCCGCTTTGCTGGTTGGTTATCGACAACTGGCTGGAGCCCATTGCATCGGCGCCAAATGACTCCCAGTTGGTCGACTCAAAGTCATAGTTACTCGTATTGCCGATGATTTCACTGCTGTTGGTGATATCAAGCTTACTGTTTTCATTGGCCGAGGCCAGAATATTACCGCGCTCAACGCGAATAACGCCGCCGTTGAGGTTATTAATGGCCGTGGTGGCGTTATTGTCGCTGTTGATGCCCAGTAATACGATGAGTTGACCACCGTTATTAGTGAGGTCAATGCGGCTTGAATCATAGGCGCTTATTAGTGGCTCAAAGCTTTTCAGTACACCGTTGGCATTATTCACAAGTGTAATGCTGGCATTATTTGAGGCCCGCAGTGCCCATGTTGAACCCATCAGCACACCGTCATTAACAACATTTACCGCAGCGTTATTTTCGGCACTGATGGCCCTGCTGCCGCCAATAAATCCGTCTTTGCCATTATTCACCATCACCCGGGTCGCGTTGTCGGCATAAATACCATAGTTAATATCGCTGCCAGCAAGATTATTTACCGTCGTGGTTCCTTGCCCCGAGAGATGAACACTGCTAATGAGCTTGTGATTAGTCAGGGAATGGTTGCCATCACCGGTTATCACCACACCCCAGCCACCGGTGGTGTCGATAATATTTTCGTTAATAATGGTGATGCTGTTAGCGGTGGCATAAACGCCGTCAGCAGAAATACGGTTAGTTATAGAACCGTTGTCTTTTCCCTGAATGACGCCTTTATTGGTGAGCGTGGCATTGTCATTGCCAGCAATAGTTACAACGGGCTGGTAAATGCTTTCTATTTCGCCTGTGACTTCATAAGCGCTGTCGTTGCGCCACACTTCGCCAGCAGTTGTGATGGTCGTTGCTGCCTGAGCGTTGGCGCATAAACCAGAAATAAGAGCGGAAAGAAGTTTTATTCTAAAGTGAGCCGGCTTTTTTTTAACAGCAGGTGTTGTTGTCACATTATGTCCTTATTCATCATCCCTGTAAAACTCAGCAATACAGAATATCAAAAACAATCTGTTTCGAAGGGGGAAGGGTCACAGTTTTTACTATTACGTTTAAAATAAAATGAACGCGTTTTATTAATAAGAAATATCGGCTTTAAATTTGCTTTATCTTGTTCTAGAGTTATGGAAATAGATATTCTGTTGCGATAAAACGTTTTTTTAGATTAAAAATAGTCACAGTCAGGCGGCAGGCATAAAAAAAGCGCCGACAGGCGCTAATGGTGATAAATAATTCGGGTCAGATCACTATTTCAATATCACCCTGCGCTTTGCAGCAGCAGGGCAGTATTTCGCCAGGCTGAATAAACGCCAGCGGCGTGTTTATCCAGCAGACCTCTCCGGCCACAAGCCGTGTGCGACAGGCACCGCAGTAACCTTGACGGCACTGGTACTCCACTTCAACCTGGTGAGACTCGAGCGCCGCCAGCAGAGAAGGATGTTCCTCTTCATGGCACAACAGTTCAGTGCCGGTGGCGCTAAGCGTGATACGGATCGCCATAATTACAGCTGGAAGTTGCTCAGATCGTCGGCGTCGATATTAGCGTCAATCTGGCCGACCAGATAGGAGCTTACCTCCACTTCCTGCGGTGCAACCTGCACGTTGTCAGACACCAGCCAGGCGTTGATCCACGGAATCGGGTTAGAGCGCGTCTGGAACGGCAGGTCCAGCCCTACCGCCTGCATGCGGATGTTGGTGATGTATTCCACGTACTGGCACAGGATGTCCTTGTTCAGGCCAATCATGGAGCCGTCGCGGAATAGATATTCTGCCCACTCTTTCTCCTGCTGGGCCGCCATCACGAACAGGTCATAACACTCCTGCTGGCATTCCTGGGCAATTTCCGCCATCTCCGGGTCATCTTCGCCGCTACGCAGCAGGTTGAGCATGTGCTGGGTACCGGTCAGGTGCAGCGCTTCGTCGCGGGCAATAAGACGGATGATTTTGGCGTTGCCTTCCATCAGTTCGCGCTCGGCAAAGGCAAAAGAGCAGGCGAAGCTGACGTAAAAGCGGATGGCTTCCAGCGCGTTAACACTCATCAGGCACAGATAAAGCTGTTTTTTCAGCGCGCGCAGGTTCACGGTCACAGTTTTGCCGTTGACGTTGTGCGTGCCTTCGCCCAGCAGATGCCAGTAGCTGGTCATCTCAATCAGGTCGTCGTAGTAGTTTGAGATATCTTTCGCGCGTTTGAGGATCTCTTCGTTGGTGACGATATCGTCAAACACCATCGACGGATCGTTGACGATGTTACGAATAATATGGGTGTAAGAGCGCGAGTGGATGGTCTCGGAAAACGCCCAGGTTTCGACCCAGGTTTCCAGCTCCGGGATGGAGATAAGCGGCAGCAGCGCGACGTTCGGGCTGCGGCCCTGGATGGAGTCCAGCAGCGTCTGGTATTTCAGGTTGCTGATGAAGATGTGTTTTTCATGATCCGGCAGGCTCTGGTAGTCGATGCGGTCGCGGGAGACATCAACCTCTTCCGGGCGCCAGAAGAACGAGAGCTGCTTTTCGATCAGTTTTTCGAAGATTTCATATTTTTGCTGATCGAAGCGAGCCACGTTAACCGGCTGGCCGAAGAACATTGGCTCTTTAAGCTGGTCGTTTTTCGTCTGTGAAAATGTGGTGTATGCCATGAGATTTGTCCTGTGAAACAGAAAAAGGGGGAGGCTGGCCTCCCCCTGGGTATCAGATTTTGCACGCGCCGCTTTCGCAGCCGTCGTCCTGAATGGACGGTGCAAGGTCGTCCTGGGCGTCTTCCGCGCCGTCACGGGTATTCTGATAGTAGAGTGTCTTCACGCCAAATTTGTACGCGGTGAGCAGGTCTTTGAGCAACTGCTGCATCGGTACCTTGCCGCTGGCAAAACGCGTCGGGTCGTAGTTGGTGTTAGCCGAAATCGACTGGTCGATAAACTTCTGCATCACACCCACCAGTTGCAGGTAACCGTCGTTGCCAGGCATATCCCACAGTAGTTCATAGTTATCTTTAAGCAGTTCGTAGTCCGGTACTACCTGGCGCAGGATACCGTCTTTAGACGCTTTGATGCTGATATGGCCGCGTGGCGGTTCAATGCCGTTAGTAGCGTTGGAAATCTGCGAGGAGGT
Coding sequences:
- a CDS encoding 2Fe-2S ferredoxin-like protein, giving the protein MAIRITLSATGTELLCHEEEHPSLLAALESHQVEVEYQCRQGYCGACRTRLVAGEVCWINTPLAFIQPGEILPCCCKAQGDIEIVI
- the nrdB gene encoding ribonucleotide-diphosphate reductase subunit beta produces the protein MAYTTFSQTKNDQLKEPMFFGQPVNVARFDQQKYEIFEKLIEKQLSFFWRPEEVDVSRDRIDYQSLPDHEKHIFISNLKYQTLLDSIQGRSPNVALLPLISIPELETWVETWAFSETIHSRSYTHIIRNIVNDPSMVFDDIVTNEEILKRAKDISNYYDDLIEMTSYWHLLGEGTHNVNGKTVTVNLRALKKQLYLCLMSVNALEAIRFYVSFACSFAFAERELMEGNAKIIRLIARDEALHLTGTQHMLNLLRSGEDDPEMAEIAQECQQECYDLFVMAAQQEKEWAEYLFRDGSMIGLNKDILCQYVEYITNIRMQAVGLDLPFQTRSNPIPWINAWLVSDNVQVAPQEVEVSSYLVGQIDANIDADDLSNFQL
- a CDS encoding LysR family transcriptional regulator — encoded protein: MEQQKLPTVKQLQCFLAVAQTLNFRRAAQSLDMTQPPLSRQIQCLEETLGCAVLKRSTHAVELTEAGQILEQQARHILELLSQAVNHLQQTQNPLRIGLTDMLDLRYQPDIAALFHTPASGGKTLHHAPTSLPLLQRLVDKELDLAISVENALPDAALVYTPLHVEPLLLALPASHPAAALTAVSLEDIRDLPLFWFSRARNPALYDKYDAILKRRASRLIEMPQDRLQLLNAISSEQGVALLPASLCHIRFAGVTFRPLLTTDRTPFSVNVYLVQRREDERRQVADMVNRLVASTSNA
- a CDS encoding autotransporter outer membrane beta-barrel domain-containing protein, with translation MWRNDSAYEVTGEIESIYQPVVTIAGNDNATLTNKGVIQGKDNGSITNRISADGVYATANSITIINENIIDTTGGWGVVITGDGNHSLTNHKLISSVHLSGQGTTTVNNLAGSDINYGIYADNATRVMVNNGKDGFIGGSRAISAENNAAVNVVNDGVLMGSTWALRASNNASITLVNNANGVLKSFEPLISAYDSSRIDLTNNGGQLIVLLGINSDNNATTAINNLNGGVIRVERGNILASANENSKLDITNSSEIIGNTSNYDFESTNWESFGADAMGSSQLSITNQQSGTIHDMQYAINAMENSHAILQNSGAILTSYAGVQSADNASLNISNTAGALLAGQYYGVMASGSGRTTIHNSGDITGTLGGALSITDTDFVLENSGTVRTAALPTTTRAFSTLALANTAAITVGGNSRNAVINNNAGTILDSSGTAIQVQDNAVVEVNSRNGATISGALALSAAGSSHLTVNNSSATLDGSERLAQAADNATLVINASGGQLKGDIVALSEQATVNMTLRNGAQWQGALDAASLGSVNLDLSGAAWRINKNSRLDNLTLASASTVTFEGDGYSTLTLGNLDGTGHFAMRSNLVGETLNGLAMRSSPAADATGNSVGDRLEITGTTAGSHTLSVTNNGSAAAKGTEQLLLVKTADGGGSFALENQVELGGYVYDLSRAGNDWVLNAASVVPTPEPEPEPTPEPTPEPGPEPTPEPTPEPGPEPTPEPTPQPGPEPTPEPTPQPEPGPRPVLSSTAQAAMQTLQASYLLAMAETQTWQQRMGNLRTGYETANFWMRGSTGEFKSSRNGLIDRFKMKYSGLQMGADKLVGDGEHRLWTGVTVGTHHATQNYAAGDGSIKSLYGGLYASYLNSNGVWADALVKYGQHKSRFNVQDTAGTRVHGQDSSKMLTTSLEVGKRFHLTAPQSGLYLEPRAQLAWSRQDSGVFHASNGLTVKTSAWNSLLTRTGVDLGYDLQNGPLPVNIYLKGAWVKEYKGQVEYYLNDSKEKLDLGNSWWVTGVGMTLPLGNSHLLYADVERTTGNRFRQTQANAGYRYTF
- the glpT gene encoding glycerol-3-phosphate transporter, whose product is MLSIFKPAAHKARLPSEKIDPVYRRLRWQIFAGIFFGYAAYYLVRKNFALAMPYLVEQGFSRGDLGFALSGISIAYGFSKFIMGSVSDRSNPRVFLPAGLILAALVMLFMGFVPWATSSIMVMFVLLFMCGWFQGMGWPPCGRTMVHWWSQKERGGIVSVWNCAHNVGGGIPPLLFLLGMAWFNDWHAALYMPAFAAIVVAIFAFAMMRDTPQSCGLPPIEEYKNDYPDDYSEKDEQELTAKQIFMQYVLPNRLLWYIAIANVFVYLLRYGILDWSPTYLKEVKHFALDKSSWAYFLYEYAGIPGTLLCGWMSDKVFRGNRGATGVFFMTLVTIATVVYWLNPPGNPAVDMACMIVIGFLIYGPVMLIGLHALELAPKKAAGTAAGFTGLFGYLGGSVAASAIVGYTVDFFGWDGGFIVMIGGSVLAVILLLVVMVGEHRNHKAAAKS